In a genomic window of Sutcliffiella sp. FSL R7-0096:
- a CDS encoding S8 family serine peptidase, protein MKSNALKIITSLVLIYCLCMTPISSLAMGLDYLKKASNDNMGISDAEGILTNLTDEQRSKFKDLYSYELSKLRISSDVNLNNEEELDIIVQFQVDPAVVQVAKEKAKGKSAKTLGLKEAKEKVDKSHKDFKDKMNKSKSSRKNKILKEYKDAFNGVSMTVPAKEVMELIEFPEVKAVWVDQKLQLELPPEKAKESIAPQMIDSIPFLGVDGLHDEGINGEGIKVGVLDTGIDYHHPDLEDVYKGGYDFVDNDEDPMEATYEEWQGLDPDSWPETWNGVPYWTSHGTHVSGIIAGQGKNDSMHAITGVANGVDLYAYRVLGPYGSGYTSSVLSGIDKAVQDGMDIINLSLGAAVNDPLYPTSIALNNAMIAGTVALVAAGNSGPNDYTLGSPGTSPLAITVGASDVSVSIPTAKGKTGEHLYNLQLMGKHFDDNIVDLSDISLEIVDAGLGFAEDFDGKDFSGKLALIERGSISFNEKIANAKNAGASAIIIWNNVDGAISNYLGEGIDYLPTFTMTKKEGQSLKDNLSEEKQITFKDISEIKTEGDKLADFSSRGPALKTYDIKPEIIAPGVSILSTVPAFIHDKEDPSNYQYAYERLSGTSMATPYAAGVAALVLQHNPDYSPFDVKTALMNSADDLREDYSVFEVGAGRVDPKNAVHSRVKLQVMDKTTSFDGANNEIIIDDITGAIAFGYHYKQKDSAIADSRKIELQNDSDEKKDFHISVELLSSEVSGANDAETNGVAINVSDSVSVDANSKVEFSASIEVPSAAEAGTYEGYIHFTNTKDNHEIYQIPFSIIVADRGINYSVDRPAFASDGSNYHAHMSVPATFLYVGLRSPMETMDLVVKDGDTGEYLGYLGYIDTDFLNDQIGIDFLVPFVFGGGAYYPFTGDEENPISGEMVLAPDGAYQLEIIGVNEFGETFKPSDHVFIDNQAPKITMEKGPGVYEIEYNKDDEQGITWFNGKIYDSNVDLMKEKGLKEIRNNLDGQFSPVDQGLNTVVGYDSKGWGWPTHYFTPEADGSFEFGVTPKEVAEGQYVDFGFYGFDAATAGDQGGGMHKYYFIGKGEKYATANLNKNELYLGDEVTVTLTMNNVEDFIGGEFKLSYQNSYYEFVDAKINPELKKFADDKNLRTKVEVGEIEHDFWEHHIPLSAFLEGDVTSGVDGNMPILDVTFKVINDEFYNYLTSFIFTDAKYHKAGEKEAVQVPGFITDKLEIVPKHTVVWGYLGPEAFLHEQGWVNVDLHDKGVEITAISPDGEKYKGELVKSSKSEFEIHGIPASEETYKVVVKIPGHFESHTTVTVGKEINGDVLGVRERMYPGLQLAGDVNGDQVIDIKDAFFLKNHFNKTGNGPIKADINQDGTIDATDMRYIVQNYLRVNEMVDSTSVPKEKQGGKTLEDILKELGLDDLLEQ, encoded by the coding sequence GTGAAGTCTAATGCTTTGAAAATAATCACATCATTAGTATTGATTTATTGTTTATGCATGACTCCAATAAGTTCGTTGGCAATGGGGTTGGATTACTTGAAAAAGGCATCAAATGATAATATGGGGATTTCTGATGCGGAAGGAATCCTAACAAATTTAACCGATGAACAAAGGTCGAAGTTTAAGGACTTATATTCATATGAATTATCTAAATTGCGTATTTCATCGGATGTAAATCTAAACAATGAGGAAGAGTTAGATATTATCGTTCAGTTTCAAGTAGACCCAGCAGTCGTGCAAGTGGCAAAAGAGAAAGCTAAAGGTAAGTCTGCGAAAACTTTAGGGCTTAAAGAAGCGAAGGAAAAAGTTGATAAATCCCATAAAGATTTTAAAGATAAAATGAACAAATCAAAATCATCTAGAAAAAATAAGATTTTGAAAGAATATAAAGATGCCTTTAACGGTGTATCAATGACAGTACCAGCCAAGGAGGTAATGGAGCTCATCGAATTTCCAGAAGTTAAAGCTGTTTGGGTAGATCAAAAGCTGCAGCTGGAACTTCCTCCTGAAAAAGCAAAAGAATCCATTGCTCCCCAGATGATCGATAGTATTCCTTTTTTGGGAGTCGACGGCCTTCATGATGAAGGAATAAATGGGGAAGGGATTAAAGTAGGAGTTCTAGATACTGGAATTGACTATCACCACCCAGATTTAGAGGATGTTTACAAAGGTGGTTATGACTTTGTAGATAATGATGAAGACCCAATGGAGGCTACTTATGAAGAGTGGCAGGGTCTGGATCCTGACTCATGGCCAGAAACATGGAACGGGGTCCCATATTGGACATCACATGGCACACATGTTTCCGGTATCATTGCAGGACAAGGAAAAAATGACTCGATGCATGCGATAACAGGTGTTGCGAACGGAGTAGATTTATATGCTTACCGTGTGTTGGGACCTTATGGTTCAGGGTATACAAGCTCGGTATTAAGCGGCATTGATAAGGCGGTTCAAGATGGGATGGATATTATTAACCTATCTTTGGGAGCTGCCGTGAATGATCCTCTTTATCCAACATCCATTGCATTAAATAATGCGATGATCGCAGGAACAGTAGCACTGGTAGCTGCAGGAAATTCTGGTCCTAATGACTATACGTTGGGCTCTCCTGGAACATCCCCATTAGCTATTACAGTAGGTGCCAGTGATGTTTCTGTCAGCATTCCAACAGCAAAAGGAAAAACGGGAGAACATTTATATAATCTTCAATTGATGGGAAAGCATTTTGATGACAACATAGTCGATTTATCTGATATATCCCTTGAGATAGTCGATGCAGGTTTAGGTTTTGCAGAGGATTTTGATGGGAAAGATTTTTCTGGTAAGTTAGCGTTGATTGAACGGGGTTCCATCTCTTTTAATGAAAAAATTGCAAATGCAAAAAATGCAGGCGCAAGTGCAATCATTATATGGAACAATGTTGACGGAGCAATTTCCAACTATTTAGGTGAAGGAATCGATTATCTTCCTACTTTCACGATGACGAAAAAAGAAGGGCAAAGTCTAAAAGATAATTTATCCGAAGAGAAGCAGATTACATTTAAAGATATCAGCGAGATCAAGACAGAAGGCGACAAATTAGCGGACTTCAGTTCTCGTGGACCAGCTTTAAAAACGTATGATATCAAGCCAGAAATCATCGCACCAGGAGTCAGTATCTTATCGACTGTACCGGCCTTTATTCACGACAAGGAAGATCCTTCTAATTACCAGTATGCATATGAAAGATTGTCTGGAACATCCATGGCTACCCCATATGCCGCTGGTGTAGCTGCACTTGTCCTTCAACATAATCCTGATTACTCACCATTCGATGTGAAAACGGCATTGATGAATAGTGCAGACGATTTACGCGAAGATTATAGTGTATTTGAAGTCGGTGCCGGAAGAGTCGATCCAAAAAATGCTGTCCATTCAAGAGTGAAACTGCAAGTGATGGACAAGACGACATCATTTGATGGTGCCAATAATGAGATTATCATCGATGATATCACAGGTGCGATTGCGTTTGGATATCATTACAAACAAAAAGATTCAGCAATTGCAGATAGTAGAAAAATAGAATTGCAAAATGATAGTGATGAAAAGAAAGATTTTCATATAAGTGTAGAACTATTGTCTTCAGAGGTTTCAGGTGCAAATGATGCAGAGACAAATGGAGTTGCAATTAATGTAAGTGACTCGGTATCGGTGGATGCAAACAGTAAGGTGGAATTTTCTGCAAGTATCGAAGTACCATCAGCAGCGGAGGCAGGAACATATGAAGGATATATTCATTTTACAAATACCAAAGACAATCATGAAATCTATCAAATTCCTTTCTCTATAATTGTGGCTGATAGAGGAATAAACTATTCAGTCGATCGACCGGCATTCGCCTCGGATGGTAGTAATTATCATGCTCATATGAGTGTTCCAGCTACATTTTTATATGTGGGGTTAAGAAGTCCGATGGAAACAATGGATCTAGTTGTAAAGGATGGGGATACAGGTGAATATTTAGGATATCTTGGCTATATTGATACAGATTTTTTAAATGATCAAATAGGTATCGACTTTTTAGTTCCCTTTGTCTTTGGGGGAGGGGCATACTATCCATTCACTGGAGATGAAGAAAATCCAATAAGTGGGGAAATGGTGTTAGCACCTGATGGAGCATATCAACTAGAAATCATCGGAGTGAATGAATTTGGGGAAACGTTCAAACCATCAGACCATGTATTCATTGATAATCAAGCTCCGAAAATTACGATGGAAAAGGGTCCTGGCGTCTATGAAATAGAGTATAACAAGGATGATGAACAAGGAATCACATGGTTTAATGGAAAAATATACGATTCAAACGTTGATTTAATGAAAGAAAAAGGACTAAAGGAAATAAGGAATAATCTTGATGGACAGTTTAGTCCTGTTGACCAAGGGTTGAACACAGTTGTTGGCTATGATAGTAAAGGCTGGGGATGGCCTACCCATTATTTTACTCCTGAAGCGGATGGAAGCTTTGAGTTTGGTGTAACTCCTAAAGAAGTTGCAGAGGGTCAATACGTAGACTTTGGTTTCTATGGGTTTGATGCTGCTACCGCAGGTGATCAAGGAGGCGGTATGCATAAATATTACTTCATAGGAAAAGGCGAAAAATATGCTACGGCTAATCTTAATAAGAACGAACTGTACTTGGGTGATGAAGTTACGGTTACATTAACGATGAATAATGTGGAAGATTTCATTGGTGGAGAATTTAAACTTAGCTACCAAAATTCTTATTATGAATTCGTTGATGCCAAAATCAACCCTGAATTGAAGAAATTCGCCGATGATAAGAATCTACGTACAAAAGTGGAAGTGGGAGAAATAGAGCATGATTTTTGGGAGCATCACATTCCACTTAGTGCATTTTTAGAAGGAGATGTAACAAGCGGGGTAGATGGTAATATGCCAATTCTGGATGTAACCTTCAAGGTCATTAACGACGAGTTTTATAATTATCTCACATCTTTTATTTTTACAGATGCTAAGTACCATAAAGCAGGAGAAAAGGAAGCTGTACAAGTCCCAGGCTTTATTACAGATAAGTTAGAAATAGTGCCTAAGCATACTGTTGTCTGGGGATATTTAGGACCTGAAGCATTCCTTCATGAACAAGGTTGGGTAAATGTTGATTTACATGATAAAGGTGTTGAAATTACAGCTATTTCACCAGATGGAGAAAAATATAAAGGTGAACTCGTAAAATCATCAAAATCAGAATTTGAAATTCATGGTATCCCAGCTTCTGAAGAGACCTATAAAGTAGTGGTGAAAATACCAGGGCACTTTGAATCCCACACGACAGTTACGGTAGGTAAAGAAATAAATGGGGATGTATTGGGAGTAAGAGAAAGAATGTATCCCGGATTACAATTAGCTGGGGATGTCAATGGTGACCAAGTCATTGATATCAAGGATGCTTTCTTCTTGAAAAATCATTTCAATAAGACCGGAAATGGACCGATAAAAGCAGATATCAATCAAGATGGAACGATTGATGCCACTGATATGAGATATATCGTCCAAAATTATTTGCGTGTGAATGAAATGGTAGACAGTACATCAGTACCAAAAGAAAAGCAAGGTGGCAAAACACTTGAAGATATTCTTAAGGAGTTAGGATTAGATGATTTACTAGAACAATAA
- a CDS encoding helix-turn-helix transcriptional regulator, producing MIEGKIIKFYREKAKLTQGQLGRGICSATHLSKIERGLTECSPYTINLIAKRLGINMEKEMEIHNSIKKLLDRWLEVMVKEGVPEMDVIKKELEHTLLLEISTYKHLYSLHKVRYELIQNNHEKASESIQDIHKLEPHFSTYEKNLFKHVKGMYFLSRGDYQKAIDILKTISPNEYNNPEYYYHLAVAYHNLNSQIMCYHYAYKALHYFKNNNNILKIIDTEMLLLVQLQFDKHHDFEDTVKQYEGLIENCNICNAKRRKSKLLHNLAFQYLIRNNYPKASELYKKSCDLKNQKSSEYLLSYEGYIRSLFEGGLLSRYQLESLTSEGIKKAKEINHELFIILFTLLMYLIKDQQDEYYNYLSTKGLPYFREFGLIYLVQRSEKELFNFYINNGEAEKALDITKHFFKQNEEETQ from the coding sequence ATGATCGAGGGGAAAATCATTAAGTTTTATCGCGAGAAAGCGAAACTGACTCAAGGGCAACTTGGCCGGGGCATCTGTTCTGCCACTCATTTAAGTAAAATTGAACGAGGATTAACAGAGTGTTCCCCATATACAATAAATCTTATTGCAAAGCGTTTGGGAATAAATATGGAAAAGGAAATGGAAATACATAACTCCATAAAGAAGCTTCTGGATCGTTGGCTTGAGGTGATGGTGAAAGAAGGAGTACCAGAAATGGATGTAATCAAAAAGGAGCTTGAACACACTCTATTACTAGAAATTTCTACCTATAAACATTTATACAGCTTGCATAAGGTAAGGTACGAACTTATTCAAAATAACCATGAAAAAGCCTCTGAATCAATTCAAGACATCCATAAATTAGAACCCCATTTCTCTACATATGAGAAGAATCTATTTAAACATGTAAAAGGTATGTACTTCTTATCGAGAGGCGATTATCAAAAAGCAATAGATATTCTAAAAACGATTTCACCTAATGAGTATAATAATCCGGAATATTATTATCACCTGGCAGTCGCGTATCACAATTTAAACTCTCAAATAATGTGTTATCACTACGCATACAAAGCATTGCATTATTTTAAGAACAACAATAACATTCTTAAGATTATTGATACGGAAATGCTTTTGTTGGTCCAACTCCAATTTGATAAGCATCATGATTTTGAAGATACAGTAAAACAATATGAAGGCTTAATTGAAAACTGCAATATTTGTAATGCGAAAAGAAGGAAATCAAAGCTTTTACATAATTTAGCGTTCCAATATTTAATTAGGAACAACTATCCTAAAGCAAGTGAACTTTATAAAAAGTCATGTGATTTAAAGAATCAGAAGTCAAGCGAATACTTATTATCCTATGAAGGATACATTCGCAGCTTATTCGAAGGGGGACTATTATCAAGGTATCAATTAGAAAGCTTAACTAGTGAGGGAATAAAAAAGGCGAAGGAAATAAATCATGAACTATTTATTATCCTTTTTACTCTCTTAATGTATCTAATAAAAGATCAACAAGATGAGTATTATAACTACTTATCTACAAAAGGCCTACCATACTTTAGGGAATTTGGATTAATCTATTTGGTTCAACGCTCAGAAAAAGAGCTTTTTAATTTTTACATTAACAATGGAGAAGCGGAAAAGGCTTTGGATATAACCAAGCATTTTTTTAAACAGAATGAGGAAGAAACACAATAA
- the guaC gene encoding GMP reductase: protein MENVFDYEDIQLVPNKCVVNSRSECDTTVTLGGRQFKLPVVPANMQTIIDEKIALYLAENNYFYIMHRFEPEKRQAFIENMHAKGLYASISVGVKEEEYTFVEELASAALTPEFITIDIAHGHSNAVINMIQHIKKHLPESFVIAGNVGTPEAVRELEHAGADATKVGIGPGKVCITKIKTGFGTGGWQLAALRLCAKAASKPIIADGGIRTHGDIAKSVRFGATMVMIGSLFAGHEESPGETSEVNGKLVKEYFGSASEFQKGEKKNVEGKKMYVEHKGSLQDTLTEMEQDLQSSISYAGGTTLDSIRHVDYVIVKNSIFNGDKVY from the coding sequence ATGGAAAATGTATTTGATTATGAAGATATTCAATTAGTACCAAATAAATGTGTGGTTAACAGCCGTTCCGAGTGTGATACAACGGTGACACTTGGTGGCCGTCAATTTAAGCTTCCTGTCGTGCCAGCCAATATGCAAACCATCATTGATGAAAAGATTGCCCTTTATCTTGCTGAAAATAATTACTTTTACATCATGCACCGCTTTGAGCCAGAAAAGCGTCAGGCATTCATTGAAAACATGCATGCAAAAGGCCTTTACGCTTCCATCAGTGTAGGAGTGAAAGAAGAAGAATATACATTTGTTGAAGAGCTTGCATCAGCAGCGCTTACTCCAGAATTCATCACAATCGACATTGCCCATGGGCATTCAAATGCTGTCATCAACATGATCCAGCATATCAAAAAGCACCTGCCAGAGAGCTTCGTCATTGCTGGTAACGTTGGTACTCCTGAAGCTGTGCGCGAACTGGAACATGCAGGCGCAGATGCAACAAAAGTCGGGATTGGTCCTGGTAAAGTATGTATCACGAAAATTAAAACTGGTTTTGGAACTGGTGGCTGGCAGTTAGCGGCACTACGTTTATGTGCAAAGGCTGCAAGCAAACCGATCATTGCAGATGGTGGAATCCGTACTCACGGAGATATCGCTAAATCCGTACGTTTCGGGGCAACGATGGTCATGATCGGCTCCCTTTTTGCAGGCCATGAAGAATCACCAGGCGAAACCAGCGAAGTAAACGGAAAGCTAGTCAAAGAATACTTCGGCTCCGCTTCCGAATTCCAAAAAGGCGAAAAGAAGAACGTAGAAGGTAAAAAAATGTACGTCGAGCATAAAGGTTCCTTACAGGATACATTGACTGAAATGGAACAAGACCTTCAATCTTCCATCTCCTACGCTGGAGGAACCACTTTGGACTCCATCCGTCACGTAGATTATGTGATTGTGAAGAACTCTATTTTTAATGGGGATAAGGTGTATTAA